The following coding sequences are from one Megamonas funiformis window:
- the tsf gene encoding translation elongation factor Ts, with the protein MAITAALVKELREKTGAGMMDCKKALSATDGDMDKAIDFLREKGLASAAKKAGRVAAEGVVTSYIHAGGRIGVLVEVNCETDFVAGTPEFQDFARDIAMQIAAANPTCVRREEVDPAAIEHERQVLREQAINEGKPEKIVERMVEGRLEKYYKEVCLLDQPYIKDADVTISDLVKGKIAKIGENISIRRFVRYQLGEGIEKKADNFVEEVMAAVK; encoded by the coding sequence ATGGCTATTACTGCAGCATTAGTAAAAGAATTACGTGAAAAAACTGGTGCAGGTATGATGGACTGTAAAAAAGCTCTTTCTGCAACTGACGGTGATATGGACAAAGCAATTGACTTTTTAAGAGAAAAAGGTCTTGCTTCCGCAGCTAAAAAAGCTGGTCGTGTAGCAGCTGAAGGTGTTGTAACATCTTATATTCATGCTGGTGGACGTATCGGTGTATTAGTAGAAGTTAACTGCGAAACTGACTTCGTTGCTGGTACTCCTGAATTCCAGGATTTCGCTCGTGATATTGCTATGCAGATTGCTGCTGCTAACCCAACTTGCGTACGTCGTGAAGAAGTAGATCCAGCAGCTATCGAACATGAACGTCAAGTTCTTCGTGAACAAGCTATTAATGAAGGCAAACCTGAAAAAATCGTTGAAAGAATGGTTGAAGGTCGTCTCGAAAAATATTATAAAGAAGTATGTCTTTTAGATCAGCCATACATTAAAGATGCAGATGTTACAATTTCTGACCTTGTAAAAGGCAAAATTGCTAAAATCGGTGAAAATATCTCCATTCGTCGTTTCGTAAGATATCAACTTGGTGAAGGTATTGAAAAGAAAGCTGATAACTTTGTAGAAGAAGTTATGGCAGCTGTTAAATAA
- the frr gene encoding ribosome recycling factor, whose amino-acid sequence MIKEVIAKNEERMKKTLSAAKSEFVSLRAGRATPALLDKVMVEYYGSLVPVNQVGNISVPEPRMILIQPWEKPMLHEIEKAITRSDLGLSPNNDGTVIRLNIPQLTEERRTDLVKTLNKRAEESKVSVRNIRRDANEAIKKLEKAKSITEDDAKKAQEDIQKIVDKYIKEIDIARAEKEKEIMEV is encoded by the coding sequence ATGATTAAAGAAGTAATAGCTAAAAATGAAGAGCGTATGAAAAAAACTTTAAGTGCAGCAAAATCTGAATTTGTTTCTCTTCGTGCAGGCCGTGCAACTCCTGCATTATTAGATAAAGTAATGGTAGAATATTACGGTTCTTTAGTACCAGTAAATCAGGTAGGTAATATCTCTGTTCCTGAACCTCGTATGATTTTAATTCAACCATGGGAAAAACCAATGCTTCATGAAATTGAAAAAGCGATTACAAGATCTGACCTTGGTCTTAGTCCAAATAATGATGGTACAGTAATTCGTTTAAATATACCTCAGCTCACTGAAGAACGTCGTACTGACCTTGTAAAAACATTGAATAAACGTGCAGAAGAATCTAAAGTATCTGTTCGTAATATTCGCCGTGATGCTAATGAAGCTATTAAAAAATTAGAAAAAGCAAAATCTATCACAGAAGATGATGCTAAAAAAGCTCAAGAAGATATTCAAAAAATTGTAGATAAATATATTAAAGAAATCGATATTGCTAGAGCGGAAAAAGAAAAAGAAATAATGGAAGTTTGA
- a CDS encoding DUF362 domain-containing protein, which yields MAYKITDDCISCGACAGTCPVGAISEGENHYEIDADMCVECGACQAGCPAGAIEA from the coding sequence ATGGCTTATAAAATTACTGATGATTGCATTTCTTGCGGTGCTTGCGCAGGTACTTGCCCTGTAGGCGCTATTTCTGAAGGTGAAAACCATTATGAAATTGATGCAGATATGTGTGTAGAATGTGGTGCATGTCAAGCTGGTTGTCCAGCAGGTGCTATTGAAGCATAA
- the pyrH gene encoding UMP kinase: MADIKYKRIVFKLSGESLAGEQRFGINPEVVESIAKQIKKVREYGIEVAIVVGGGNIWRGLAGSNKGMDRATADYMGMLATVMNALALQDALEGMGVDSRVQSAIEMRQVAEPYIRRKAIRHLEKGRVVIFGAGTGNPYFSTDTTAALRAAEIEAEVILMGKKNTDGVYDSDPNKNPEAKKFDSLEYLEVLNRGLAVMDSTATSLCMDNKIPLVVFNIDNHENILKAALGENIGTTVGGND; this comes from the coding sequence GTGGCTGATATTAAATATAAACGTATAGTTTTCAAATTAAGTGGTGAATCTTTAGCTGGTGAACAGCGTTTTGGTATTAATCCAGAAGTTGTTGAATCTATCGCTAAACAAATTAAAAAGGTACGTGAGTATGGTATTGAAGTAGCTATCGTTGTTGGTGGCGGAAATATTTGGCGTGGTCTTGCTGGTAGCAATAAAGGTATGGATAGAGCTACAGCAGATTATATGGGTATGCTTGCTACAGTGATGAATGCCTTAGCACTTCAAGATGCTTTAGAAGGTATGGGCGTTGACAGCCGTGTTCAATCTGCTATTGAAATGCGTCAAGTTGCTGAACCTTATATTCGTCGTAAAGCAATTCGTCATTTAGAAAAAGGTAGAGTTGTTATTTTCGGTGCTGGTACAGGTAACCCTTATTTCTCCACAGATACAACTGCTGCTCTTCGTGCTGCTGAAATTGAAGCTGAAGTTATTTTAATGGGTAAAAAGAATACAGATGGTGTATATGATTCCGACCCTAATAAAAATCCTGAAGCTAAGAAATTTGATAGTCTTGAATATTTAGAAGTATTAAATCGTGGACTTGCAGTAATGGATTCTACGGCAACAAGTCTTTGCATGGATAATAAAATTCCTTTAGTAGTATTTAATATAGATAATCATGAAAATATTTTAAAAGCTGCTTTAGGCGAAAATATTGGAACAACTGTTGGAGGTAATGATTAA